A region from the Streptosporangium sp. NBC_01756 genome encodes:
- the yczR gene encoding aminotransferase-like domain-containing protein, translated as MDRISTERDVVALLGDWASGRGPLYRKLAGALDRAVEDGALLPDDRLPSERELAEALRVSRATVVAAYGELRGTGLLVSRQGSGTRVAPDVRVRRPTTDGRVPGGTAMTIFQRLIDGPGELISTAVAAGGAVPDLAVVLRELVRDDLDELLAGPGYYPSGLPVLREAIADYLTGTGLPTAQDEILVTTGAHQGLVLVTELYVSPGATVVVESPNWPGCLDVFRAAGARLATVPLDEEGPEVRAVSDVLRERKPALLYLMPTYHNPTGVLMSPARRRRVAELAAEHEVAVLEDNVYMTYHSESGAIPAPLAAYAPPGTEMLSLGSLAKAVWGGLRIGWVRGPAEIVQRLARRKVLADIGSPVLDQALAARLLPRLDQILASRAKELGLQLDHIDGLLRERLPSWRWRRPDGGGALWVELPGVDAMAFAQVAIRHGVDVVPGSVMDPGGGHGDYIRLPFTFAPEVLDELVHRLARAWAEIERHGPAPAVRVVV; from the coding sequence ATGGATCGGATTTCTACCGAACGTGATGTCGTCGCGCTCCTCGGTGATTGGGCCTCCGGGCGGGGCCCTCTTTACCGGAAGCTGGCGGGCGCCCTGGACAGGGCGGTGGAGGACGGTGCGCTGCTACCCGACGACCGGCTGCCCTCCGAGCGCGAGCTGGCTGAGGCGCTCCGCGTGAGCAGGGCCACCGTGGTCGCGGCCTACGGTGAGCTGCGGGGCACCGGCCTGCTGGTGAGCCGTCAGGGCAGCGGCACCAGGGTCGCGCCGGACGTCAGGGTCCGCAGGCCGACGACCGACGGGAGGGTGCCGGGAGGCACCGCGATGACGATCTTCCAGCGGCTCATCGACGGTCCCGGTGAGCTGATCTCGACCGCGGTGGCTGCGGGAGGCGCCGTGCCCGACCTCGCCGTCGTGCTGCGCGAGCTGGTCCGCGACGACCTGGACGAGTTGCTGGCCGGTCCCGGCTACTACCCCTCGGGTCTGCCCGTCCTGCGCGAGGCCATCGCCGACTATCTGACGGGGACCGGGCTGCCGACCGCCCAGGACGAGATCCTGGTGACGACCGGCGCGCACCAGGGCTTGGTGCTGGTGACCGAGCTGTACGTCAGCCCGGGGGCGACCGTGGTCGTCGAGTCGCCCAACTGGCCCGGCTGCCTGGACGTGTTCCGGGCGGCGGGCGCCAGGCTGGCGACCGTGCCGCTCGACGAGGAGGGGCCCGAGGTCCGGGCGGTCAGCGACGTGCTGCGCGAGCGGAAACCGGCGCTGCTGTACCTCATGCCGACCTACCACAACCCGACGGGGGTGCTCATGTCGCCCGCGCGGCGCCGTAGGGTCGCCGAGCTGGCCGCCGAGCACGAGGTGGCGGTCCTGGAGGACAACGTCTACATGACCTACCACTCCGAGTCGGGGGCGATCCCCGCGCCGCTGGCGGCCTACGCGCCGCCTGGGACGGAGATGCTGTCGCTGGGCTCGCTCGCCAAGGCCGTCTGGGGCGGCCTGCGCATCGGCTGGGTGCGGGGTCCCGCCGAGATCGTGCAGCGACTGGCCCGCCGCAAGGTCCTGGCCGACATCGGCAGCCCGGTGCTCGACCAGGCGCTGGCAGCCAGGCTGCTGCCCCGGCTCGACCAGATCCTCGCCTCGCGGGCCAAGGAGCTGGGTCTGCAGCTCGACCACATCGACGGGCTGCTGCGGGAGCGGCTGCCGAGTTGGCGCTGGCGGCGCCCCGACGGCGGCGGCGCCCTGTGGGTCGAGCTGCCTGGGGTCGACGCCATGGCGTTCGCCCAGGTGGCGATACGGCATGGCGTCGACGTGGTGCCGGGCAGCGTGATGGACCCCGGCGGCGGGCACGGCGACTACATCAGGCTGCCCTTCACCTTCGCCCCCGAGGTCCTCGACGAGCTCGTCCACCGGCTCGCCCGCGCCTGGGCGGAGATCGAACGGCACGGCCCCGCGCCCGCCGTACGGGTCGTGGTGTGA
- a CDS encoding MaoC/PaaZ C-terminal domain-containing protein: MLRAFEDFRIGDVYELGSQKVTQEEIVRFARMYDPQPRHLDDPDLIASGWHVTAMFMRLYADEVLRHAAAEVSPGVDELRWLRPVRPGDVLTGRVTVIGTAASLSRPDCGILQQRGEFFDDANEPVMRVTLYGLMRRREG, from the coding sequence ATGCTGCGCGCCTTTGAGGACTTCCGGATCGGCGACGTCTACGAACTGGGCAGCCAGAAGGTCACCCAGGAGGAGATCGTGCGGTTCGCCCGGATGTACGATCCCCAGCCCCGCCATCTCGACGACCCCGACCTCATCGCCAGCGGCTGGCACGTGACGGCGATGTTCATGAGGCTCTACGCCGACGAGGTTCTGCGGCACGCCGCCGCCGAGGTCTCCCCGGGCGTCGACGAACTGCGGTGGCTGCGCCCCGTCCGCCCGGGAGACGTCCTGACCGGCAGGGTGACGGTCATCGGAACCGCCGCCTCCCTGTCCAGACCCGACTGCGGGATCCTCCAGCAGCGCGGGGAGTTCTTCGACGACGCCAACGAGCCGGTCATGCGGGTCACGCTGTACGGGCTCATGCGCAGAAGGGAAGGCTGA
- a CDS encoding amidohydrolase family protein — protein MGGGRIDVHHHSYHPPLIAELRRRGVTHMAPGVPLPEWTVADSLRVMDANGIRSAILSILLPNAAFDEDAASLVRQTNEWTAELVRDFPGRFGGLAVLPLPDVEVALAEIDHAFDVLGLDGVVLSASLADGRYLGDPAFAEVFDELNRRGAVVFVHPNPAYRCDCAGGPGFTAKVPPPLVDFVMDTTRAVADLLFGGTLSRCHDIRFILAHAGGTVPFLAWRLELAATWVLPGAGDVDVAGELRRLYYETAQAASPATLACLREVTAGENILFGTDFPFMNDAVVPATLRHLDAAADLDLAGNALALFPRLADGAGGAGAGRAGAGREAADAARL, from the coding sequence ATGGGCGGCGGCCGGATCGACGTCCACCACCACAGCTACCACCCGCCGCTGATCGCCGAGCTGCGCCGGAGAGGGGTGACGCACATGGCGCCGGGCGTCCCCCTCCCCGAGTGGACGGTCGCCGACTCGCTGCGGGTCATGGACGCCAACGGCATCCGCTCCGCGATCCTGTCGATCCTGTTGCCGAACGCGGCTTTCGACGAGGACGCGGCCTCGCTGGTCCGCCAGACCAACGAGTGGACGGCGGAGCTGGTGCGCGACTTCCCCGGCAGGTTCGGCGGGCTGGCCGTGCTGCCGCTGCCCGACGTCGAGGTGGCTCTGGCGGAGATCGACCACGCGTTCGACGTGCTCGGCCTGGACGGTGTCGTCCTGAGCGCCAGCCTGGCGGACGGCCGCTACTTGGGAGACCCGGCGTTCGCGGAGGTGTTCGACGAGCTCAACCGGCGCGGGGCCGTGGTGTTCGTCCACCCGAACCCGGCCTACCGGTGCGACTGCGCGGGAGGGCCGGGGTTCACCGCCAAGGTCCCGCCGCCGCTCGTGGACTTCGTGATGGACACCACGCGGGCGGTGGCGGACCTGCTCTTCGGCGGCACCCTGAGCCGATGCCACGACATCCGCTTCATCCTCGCCCACGCGGGCGGCACCGTGCCCTTCCTGGCATGGCGGCTCGAACTCGCCGCCACCTGGGTGCTGCCGGGTGCGGGAGACGTGGACGTCGCGGGTGAGCTGCGCAGGCTCTACTACGAGACGGCCCAAGCCGCCTCACCGGCGACCCTGGCCTGCCTGAGGGAGGTGACCGCGGGGGAGAACATCCTGTTCGGGACGGACTTCCCGTTCATGAACGACGCGGTCGTCCCGGCCACCCTGCGGCACCTCGACGCGGCCGCCGACCTGGACCTCGCGGGCAACGCCCTCGCCCTCTTCCCCCGTCTCGCGGACGGCGCCGGAGGAGCGGGAGCGGGAAGAGCGGGAGCGGGAAGAGAGGCGGCGGATGCTGCGCGCCTTTGA
- a CDS encoding TrpB-like pyridoxal phosphate-dependent enzyme: MKKFILAENELPQQWYNILPDLPTPLRPYLHPVTHEPLRPEDLAALLPQAVIEQEFSQERWIDIPEQVQDIYRMWRPSPLVRADRLEKALDTPAKIYYKYEGVSPAGSHKPNTAIPQVYYNAKEGVRRVTTETGAGQWGSALSFAGSLFGVAVTVYMVRASFQQKPYRRSLMRTWGGEVFASPTDRTQAGRDVLAKDPDSPGSLAIAISEAVEDALAHDDTKFALGSAMNHVVLHQTVIGLEARRQLELAGDYPDVVIGCVGGGSNFSGLVFPFMADRLSGERPRTRFVAAEPTACPTLTRGSYTYDYPDSAGLGPLLPMRTVGHGFMPAPIHAGGLRFHGDAPTLCALHDEGYIEARAYDQNEVFAEAVRFARHEGFVMAPESSHALRGAVQEALAAKEAGEERTILFGLSGHGHFDLSAFDAYLAGQLEDYSVPQAQLDEALSELPKIERI; encoded by the coding sequence GTGAAGAAGTTCATCCTGGCGGAGAACGAACTGCCGCAGCAGTGGTACAACATTCTCCCCGACCTGCCCACCCCGCTTCGGCCGTACCTCCACCCCGTCACCCACGAGCCGTTGCGCCCCGAGGACCTAGCGGCGCTGCTGCCGCAAGCGGTGATCGAGCAGGAGTTCTCCCAGGAGCGCTGGATCGACATCCCCGAGCAGGTGCAGGACATCTACCGGATGTGGCGGCCCAGCCCGCTCGTGCGGGCCGACAGGCTGGAGAAGGCCCTCGACACCCCGGCGAAGATCTACTACAAGTACGAGGGCGTCTCGCCGGCGGGCTCGCACAAGCCGAACACCGCCATCCCGCAGGTCTACTACAACGCCAAGGAGGGCGTGCGGCGGGTCACCACGGAGACCGGGGCGGGCCAGTGGGGCTCCGCCCTGTCCTTCGCCGGCAGCCTCTTCGGCGTCGCCGTCACCGTCTACATGGTGCGGGCCTCCTTCCAGCAGAAGCCCTACCGCCGCTCGCTCATGCGGACCTGGGGCGGTGAGGTGTTCGCCTCCCCGACCGACCGCACCCAGGCGGGCCGCGACGTCCTCGCCAAGGACCCCGACTCGCCCGGCAGCCTCGCCATCGCCATCAGCGAGGCCGTCGAGGACGCCCTGGCCCACGACGACACCAAGTTCGCGCTCGGCTCCGCCATGAACCACGTCGTGCTGCACCAGACCGTCATCGGCCTGGAGGCCAGGCGCCAGCTCGAACTGGCGGGCGACTACCCCGACGTCGTGATCGGGTGTGTCGGCGGAGGCTCCAACTTCTCCGGCCTCGTCTTCCCCTTCATGGCCGACCGTCTGTCAGGGGAGCGCCCGCGGACCCGGTTCGTGGCCGCCGAGCCGACCGCGTGCCCGACGCTCACCCGGGGCTCCTACACCTACGACTACCCCGACTCCGCGGGGCTCGGGCCGCTGCTGCCCATGCGCACCGTCGGCCACGGCTTCATGCCCGCGCCCATCCACGCGGGAGGGCTGCGCTTCCACGGCGACGCCCCGACCCTGTGCGCGCTGCACGACGAGGGATACATCGAGGCGCGCGCCTACGACCAGAACGAGGTGTTCGCCGAGGCCGTACGGTTCGCCCGCCACGAGGGGTTCGTCATGGCGCCCGAGTCGTCGCACGCGCTGCGCGGAGCGGTGCAGGAGGCGCTCGCCGCCAAGGAGGCGGGGGAGGAGCGCACGATCCTGTTCGGCCTGTCCGGGCACGGGCACTTCGACCTGAGCGCCTTCGACGCCTATCTCGCAGGCCAGCTGGAGGACTACTCCGTCCCCCAGGCCCAGCTCGACGAGGCGTTGAGCGAGCTCCCCAAGATCGAACGGATCTGA
- a CDS encoding NAD(P)/FAD-dependent oxidoreductase: MSDVDFDIAIIGGGPAGSSIASYLSKAGLSCVVFEGSTFPREHVGESLIPATTPVLSDIGALAKIEAAGFPKKYGAAWTSAAETKIPTLGFELSHGFRAAEIEFSERDQAGVNQDYTYHVDRGLYDLILLQHAESLGAKVYEGVRVRRVDFSEPEPKVVFNIGRRESDVRARMVVDASGRNTFLGRQLKLKVSDPVFNQYAVHTWFDGLDRTALAVNKEQADFIFIHFLPITDTWVWQIPITDTVTSVGVVTQKKHFSEAGADWETFFWKCVESRPELAEALRASKQVRKFKPEGDYSYAMREICGDGWLMIGDAARFVDPIFSSGVSVAMNGARIASYDIIAAAEKGDFTKPSFANYEGKLRNAVSNWYEFISIYYRLNILFTAFVADPRYRLDVLKMLQGDVYDGGEPAALTKMREITRQVEENPDHLWHKHLGTLRAPSAAPLF; this comes from the coding sequence ATGTCCGACGTTGACTTCGACATCGCGATCATCGGAGGCGGTCCCGCGGGATCCTCCATCGCCTCCTACCTGTCAAAGGCGGGCCTGTCCTGCGTGGTGTTCGAGGGCTCCACCTTCCCGCGTGAGCACGTGGGGGAGTCGCTGATCCCGGCAACCACCCCCGTGCTGTCCGACATCGGCGCACTGGCCAAGATCGAGGCGGCAGGCTTCCCCAAGAAGTACGGCGCGGCGTGGACCTCGGCCGCCGAGACGAAGATCCCCACGCTGGGCTTCGAGCTCTCGCACGGCTTCAGGGCCGCCGAGATCGAGTTCAGTGAGCGTGACCAGGCGGGGGTGAACCAAGACTACACCTACCACGTGGACCGGGGCCTGTACGACCTGATCCTGCTGCAGCACGCCGAGTCGCTCGGGGCCAAGGTCTACGAGGGGGTCCGCGTGCGGCGGGTCGACTTCTCCGAGCCCGAGCCCAAGGTCGTCTTCAACATCGGCCGCAGGGAGAGCGACGTGCGGGCGCGGATGGTGGTCGACGCCAGCGGGCGCAACACCTTCCTCGGCAGGCAGCTCAAGCTCAAGGTCTCCGACCCGGTGTTCAACCAGTACGCGGTGCACACCTGGTTCGACGGGCTCGACCGTACGGCGCTGGCGGTGAACAAGGAGCAGGCGGACTTCATCTTCATCCACTTCCTGCCCATCACCGACACCTGGGTGTGGCAGATCCCCATCACCGACACCGTCACCAGCGTCGGTGTGGTCACCCAGAAGAAGCACTTCAGCGAGGCGGGTGCCGACTGGGAGACATTCTTCTGGAAGTGCGTGGAGAGCCGCCCCGAGCTCGCCGAGGCGCTGCGCGCCAGCAAGCAGGTTAGGAAGTTCAAGCCGGAGGGCGACTACAGCTACGCCATGCGGGAGATCTGCGGCGACGGCTGGCTGATGATCGGCGACGCGGCCCGTTTCGTCGACCCGATCTTCTCCAGCGGTGTCAGCGTGGCCATGAACGGCGCCAGGATCGCCTCCTACGACATCATCGCAGCGGCGGAGAAGGGCGACTTCACCAAGCCCTCCTTCGCCAACTATGAGGGCAAGCTGCGCAACGCCGTGAGCAACTGGTACGAGTTCATCTCCATCTACTACCGGCTGAACATCCTGTTCACCGCCTTCGTGGCCGACCCCAGATACCGGCTCGACGTGCTGAAGATGCTGCAGGGCGACGTCTACGACGGCGGCGAGCCCGCCGCGCTGACCAAGATGCGTGAGATCACCCGCCAGGTCGAGGAGAACCCCGACCACCTCTGGCACAAGCACCTCGGCACGCTGCGCGCGCCCAGCGCCGCGCCGCTCTTCTGA
- a CDS encoding acyl carrier protein — protein MHESEVADVLRKYLTERILDASNVEIEPDTPLLEWGILNSLTTTRLVGFVREQYGIEIPVEEMVGENFKNLLNISRLVVRLSGE, from the coding sequence ATGCACGAGTCGGAGGTCGCCGACGTGCTCCGGAAATACCTGACGGAGAGAATTCTCGACGCCTCGAACGTCGAGATCGAACCGGACACCCCGCTGCTCGAATGGGGAATTCTCAATTCGCTCACAACCACCAGGCTCGTGGGCTTCGTCAGAGAGCAGTACGGAATCGAGATCCCCGTCGAGGAGATGGTGGGCGAGAACTTCAAGAACCTGCTGAACATCAGCAGGCTCGTCGTCAGGCTCAGCGGCGAGTGA
- a CDS encoding acyl-CoA dehydrogenase family protein, which translates to MDFAWETDQRDRYELVREKTRTWPAVEEGFLTREDWRRCAGLGLTGLSVPVEHGGGGLGFLSTARIVEAFGAGCPDMGLVFATMAHLFACAMPVAEHGGAELRARTLPGLCSGELIGANAITEEGAGSDVTAITTRAVRAGDDYVITGAKSFVSNGPIADVFTVYASTDPAFGHLGVSAFAVERDTPGLTVGEPFAKVGLESVPASAVWLDGCRVPAGNRLGREGQGAAIFQSSMRWERTCLFAGYLGRTERLLERCVEHALERRQFGRRISDNQAVSHRIARLRLRLEAARLLLWQACWRLDQGERAVLDIAMAKLAVSEGAVQAGLDAVQILGGTGIRTDGGVERELRDALPATVFSGTSEMQLEQIVKELGL; encoded by the coding sequence GTGGATTTCGCCTGGGAAACCGACCAGCGGGACAGATATGAGCTGGTCCGGGAAAAGACGCGTACATGGCCGGCCGTCGAAGAAGGGTTCCTCACCCGTGAGGACTGGCGGCGGTGCGCCGGACTCGGCCTCACGGGCCTTTCCGTGCCGGTCGAACACGGCGGCGGGGGCCTCGGGTTCCTGAGCACCGCGCGGATCGTCGAGGCGTTCGGCGCGGGCTGCCCGGACATGGGGCTGGTCTTCGCCACCATGGCGCACCTGTTCGCCTGCGCGATGCCCGTCGCCGAGCACGGCGGCGCGGAGCTGAGGGCCAGAACGCTTCCCGGGCTGTGCTCCGGTGAGCTGATCGGCGCCAACGCCATCACCGAGGAGGGCGCGGGCTCCGACGTCACCGCGATCACGACGCGGGCGGTGCGCGCCGGCGACGACTACGTCATCACCGGAGCCAAGTCCTTCGTGAGCAACGGCCCGATCGCCGACGTCTTCACCGTCTACGCCTCGACTGACCCGGCCTTCGGGCATCTCGGGGTGAGCGCGTTCGCCGTCGAGCGGGACACGCCGGGCCTGACCGTCGGCGAGCCGTTCGCCAAGGTCGGGCTGGAGAGCGTCCCCGCCTCGGCGGTGTGGCTGGACGGGTGCCGGGTCCCGGCGGGCAACCGCCTGGGCAGGGAGGGGCAAGGAGCGGCGATCTTCCAGTCGTCGATGCGCTGGGAGCGCACCTGCCTGTTCGCCGGTTACCTGGGCAGGACGGAGCGGCTGCTGGAGCGCTGCGTGGAGCACGCGCTGGAGCGCAGGCAGTTCGGCCGTCGCATCTCCGACAACCAGGCGGTCTCCCACCGCATCGCGCGGCTGCGGCTGCGGCTGGAGGCGGCGCGGCTGCTGCTGTGGCAGGCCTGCTGGCGGCTCGACCAAGGTGAGCGCGCCGTGCTCGACATCGCGATGGCCAAGCTCGCGGTCAGCGAGGGGGCGGTGCAGGCCGGTCTCGACGCGGTCCAGATCCTCGGGGGCACGGGCATCCGCACGGACGGCGGCGTCGAGCGCGAGCTGCGCGACGCGCTGCCCGCGACCGTCTTCTCCGGGACGTCGGAGATGCAGCTGGAGCAGATCGTCAAGGAGCTGGGACTGTGA
- a CDS encoding amino acid adenylation domain-containing protein, with amino-acid sequence MRLHELVRRSARRAPLAPAVVAADGTLSYGELDAEADRLARALAGLGVRRGDRVALWLDKSARAVVAMQAVLRLGAAYVPVDPLSPIDRAVHLVGDCAPRAVVATGERLGTLRRHRVDVPGLDVSAVTVPGSAAPATDVSEAPVPGPSASGTGAARPDGVTGEPPPEPEGTPDDLAYILYTSGSTGVPKGVCLSHRNALAFVEWAAAELEATPADRFANHAPFHFDLSVLDLYVAFHAGASVHLIPQETAYAPRLLVDFLTGHRITVWYSVPSALILMARDGGLLDTRPADLRALLFAGEPYPVTHLRRLREHLPGVRFLNLYGPTETNVCTFHEVVSLDADRTVPVPIGRACSGDRVWAARPDGSVAGPGEEGELVVEGPTVMLGYWGHPPQGGKSYATGDRVVLQDDGDYLFLGRRDGQVKVRGHRVEIGEIESALQAHPAIGDAAVVLTGSGVDARLVAYAVPAGEERPNLLEIKRHCAATLPRHMIVDTVRYVDALPRTPNGKVHRRLLTTEAR; translated from the coding sequence GTGAGGCTGCATGAGCTCGTGCGCCGGAGCGCGCGCCGTGCCCCGCTGGCGCCCGCCGTCGTGGCGGCGGACGGCACGCTGAGCTACGGCGAGCTCGACGCGGAGGCCGACCGGCTGGCCCGCGCGCTGGCCGGGCTGGGCGTACGGCGGGGCGACCGCGTCGCGCTCTGGCTCGACAAGTCGGCGCGGGCGGTCGTCGCCATGCAGGCGGTGCTGCGGCTGGGCGCGGCCTACGTCCCCGTCGACCCGCTCAGCCCGATCGACAGGGCGGTCCACCTCGTCGGGGACTGCGCGCCGCGCGCCGTGGTCGCCACCGGGGAGCGGCTGGGGACGCTGCGGCGGCACCGCGTTGACGTCCCCGGCCTGGACGTCTCAGCGGTGACCGTCCCGGGAAGCGCCGCCCCGGCAACGGACGTCTCCGAGGCGCCCGTTCCCGGTCCGAGCGCCTCGGGAACGGGCGCCGCCCGGCCCGACGGGGTGACCGGGGAACCGCCACCCGAGCCCGAGGGGACGCCCGATGACCTCGCCTACATCCTCTACACCTCGGGCTCGACCGGCGTGCCCAAGGGGGTGTGCCTGTCACACCGCAACGCCCTCGCCTTCGTCGAGTGGGCGGCGGCCGAGCTGGAGGCGACCCCGGCCGACCGGTTCGCCAACCACGCCCCCTTCCACTTCGACCTGTCGGTCCTGGACCTGTACGTGGCCTTCCACGCCGGGGCTTCGGTGCACCTGATCCCCCAGGAGACGGCCTACGCTCCGCGCCTGCTGGTGGACTTCCTGACCGGTCACAGGATCACGGTGTGGTATTCGGTACCCTCCGCGCTGATCCTGATGGCCCGCGACGGGGGGCTGCTCGACACGCGCCCCGCGGACCTGCGGGCGCTGCTGTTCGCGGGCGAGCCGTACCCGGTGACGCACCTGCGCAGGCTCAGGGAGCACCTTCCCGGGGTGCGCTTCCTCAACCTCTACGGCCCGACGGAGACCAACGTGTGCACCTTCCACGAGGTCGTCTCGCTGGACGCGGACAGGACCGTGCCCGTTCCGATCGGTCGGGCCTGCTCCGGCGACCGGGTGTGGGCGGCCAGGCCGGACGGGAGCGTGGCCGGGCCTGGCGAGGAGGGCGAGCTGGTCGTCGAGGGGCCCACGGTGATGCTGGGGTACTGGGGTCACCCGCCGCAGGGCGGCAAGTCATACGCCACCGGGGACCGCGTCGTCCTGCAGGACGACGGCGACTACCTGTTCCTCGGCAGGCGTGACGGCCAGGTCAAGGTGCGCGGCCACCGGGTCGAGATCGGCGAGATCGAGTCGGCGCTGCAGGCCCACCCCGCCATCGGCGACGCCGCAGTGGTGCTGACCGGCAGCGGGGTGGACGCCAGGCTCGTCGCCTACGCGGTGCCCGCGGGCGAGGAGCGCCCGAATCTGCTGGAGATCAAGCGTCACTGCGCGGCGACGCTGCCCCGTCACATGATCGTCGACACCGTCCGGTACGTGGACGCGCTGCCCCGCACCCCCAACGGCAAGGTCCACCGCCGCCTGCTCACCACGGAGGCCCGATGA
- a CDS encoding cation:proton antiporter domain-containing protein, giving the protein MTPTPAGAVDLGSGSPATAPPARRGAGAFLYVLTAVVPALIAFGLLVRMGTSSTARPGGTLTSGPADHAVQLFVSITVVILAARMFGRLAGRLGQPRVIGEIFAGICLGPSVLGAIAPQAGAWLFPADLRPVLQGLADLGLVALMFVVGQETRQTSLKGQGGIAMKVAHAGIAGPFLGGTLLAFLLYPDWAGPQANPVVFSMFLGSALSITAFPVLARILVERGMMHSMLGRLSMLCAAIADVVAWCLIAAMTAVAGRDTPARAALTVALVVVYGVAMVWLARPLLARVFAALEGRPDEIRILVLLAGLLLSAAVTSAIGIHAIFGAFLYGLCCPAEPLTRLTERISTVSGVLLLPFFFLGTGLRTDLWRGGFDTALLGVTVLITVVAMLGKLAGPTLMARSSGLSWPDSMTLGVLLNTRGLTELVVLNLGLSLGLLGERLFVALVVMALVTTAMAAPLLGLLDRRVSRGERSGRRP; this is encoded by the coding sequence ATGACCCCGACGCCCGCGGGGGCCGTAGACCTCGGCTCCGGCTCCCCGGCCACCGCCCCGCCCGCCAGACGCGGGGCCGGTGCCTTCCTGTACGTCCTCACCGCGGTGGTGCCCGCGCTGATCGCCTTCGGGCTGCTGGTGAGGATGGGCACCTCCTCGACGGCCCGTCCCGGCGGGACGCTCACCTCCGGCCCTGCCGACCACGCCGTCCAGCTGTTCGTCTCGATCACCGTCGTCATCCTGGCCGCCAGGATGTTCGGGCGGCTGGCGGGGCGCCTCGGGCAGCCGCGGGTCATCGGGGAGATCTTCGCGGGCATCTGCCTGGGGCCCTCGGTGCTCGGCGCGATCGCCCCGCAGGCGGGCGCCTGGCTCTTCCCGGCCGACCTGCGGCCCGTCCTGCAGGGCCTGGCCGACCTCGGGTTGGTCGCCCTGATGTTCGTGGTGGGCCAGGAGACCCGGCAGACCTCGCTCAAGGGCCAGGGCGGGATCGCCATGAAGGTCGCCCACGCGGGGATCGCGGGCCCCTTCCTCGGCGGCACGCTCCTGGCGTTCCTGCTCTACCCCGACTGGGCGGGGCCCCAGGCCAACCCTGTGGTCTTCTCGATGTTCCTCGGCTCCGCGCTGTCGATCACCGCCTTCCCCGTGCTCGCCCGCATCCTGGTGGAGCGGGGCATGATGCACAGCATGCTGGGGAGGCTGAGCATGCTGTGCGCCGCGATCGCGGACGTGGTCGCGTGGTGCCTGATCGCCGCCATGACCGCGGTGGCGGGCCGGGACACCCCCGCCCGCGCCGCGCTCACCGTGGCGCTCGTGGTCGTGTACGGCGTCGCGATGGTGTGGCTGGCACGCCCTCTGCTGGCCCGCGTCTTCGCCGCCCTCGAAGGGCGTCCCGACGAGATACGCATCCTGGTGCTGCTCGCGGGCCTGCTGCTGTCGGCGGCGGTGACCTCGGCGATCGGGATCCACGCGATCTTCGGCGCCTTCCTGTACGGCCTGTGCTGCCCCGCGGAACCCCTCACCCGGCTGACCGAGCGGATCAGCACCGTCTCGGGCGTCCTGCTGCTGCCGTTCTTCTTCCTGGGCACCGGGCTGCGCACCGACCTGTGGCGCGGCGGGTTCGACACCGCGCTGCTCGGCGTCACCGTGCTGATCACCGTGGTGGCGATGCTCGGCAAACTGGCCGGGCCGACGCTGATGGCCCGTTCCTCCGGGCTGAGCTGGCCCGACTCGATGACGCTCGGGGTGTTGCTCAACACCCGCGGCCTCACCGAGCTCGTGGTGCTCAACCTCGGGCTCTCCCTCGGGCTGCTCGGCGAGCGCCTCTTCGTCGCCCTGGTCGTGATGGCGCTGGTGACCACGGCGATGGCGGCCCCGCTACTCGGACTGCTCGACCGCCGCGTGTCCCGCGGGGAGCGGAGCGGGCGCCGGCCTTAG